A single Primulina eburnea isolate SZY01 chromosome 11, ASM2296580v1, whole genome shotgun sequence DNA region contains:
- the LOC140804141 gene encoding probable protein phosphatase 2C 38 isoform X2, with protein MEDQSQLESGPLSSLDSGPSGTFIGVYDGHGGPETARYVNQSLFKNLKKFASQHQEISANVIKKAFLETEDEFLCLVKEQWLNKPQMASVGTCCLVAIICNGLLHIANAGDSRAVLGRADKAIRGVTAIQLSTEHNANLEYIRDELRSLHPDDPQIVVLKHKVWRVKGIIQISRSIGDAYLKKPEFNKEPLLAKFRLSEPFSKQILNPEPSIFTHKLNSKDQFVILASDGLWEQLSNQEAVDIVHSHPHQGVAKKLVKAALRVAAKKREMRYSDLKKIDHGVRRHFHDDVTVVVVFIDPSAMNRGASCVSSTVSIRGGGGGSAVPFSIS; from the exons ATGGAGGATCAAAGCCAGCTTGAATCCGGACCATTGAGTTCACTTGATTCGGGACCTTCTGGTACTTTTATTGGAGTGTATGATGGTCATGGAGGACCAGAGACAGCTCGATATGTCAACCAGAGCTTGTTCAAAAATCTCAAGA AGTTCGCTTCACAGCATCAAGAAATATCTGCGAATGTTATTAAAAAAGCTTTCTTGGAAACCGAGGACGAGTTTCTTTGTCTGGTGAAGGAGCAATGGCTCAATAAACCGCAAATGGCTTCGGTGGGAACATGTTGTTTGGTAGCGATAATATGCAACGGACTCCTACACATTGCCAATGCTGGTGACTCGCGTGCTGTATTAGGCAGGGCAGATAAGGCTATTAGAGGGGTGACCGCTATTCAATTATCAACCGAGCACAATGCTAATCTAGAATACATTAGGGATGAGTTGCGATCGTTGCATCCTGATGATCCACAAATAGTGGTTCTGAAGCACAAAGTTTGGCGTGTGAAGGGTATCATACAG ATATCAAGATCCATTGGAGACGCTTATCTCAAGAAGCCAGAGTTCAACAAAGAACCCCTATTGGCAAAGTTTAGGTTATCTGAGCCCTTCAGCAAACAGATTCTTAATCCAGAGCCATCGATATTTACGCACAAACTGAATTCCAAGGATCAGTTTGTCATACTTGCTTCCGATGGTTTGTGGGAGCAACTTAGCAACCAAGAAGCAGTTGACATTGTTCACAGCCACCCACATCAG GGTGTTGCTAAGAAACTTGTTAAAGCAGCTCTTCGAGTAGCAGCAAAGAAAAGAGAAATGCGATATTCAGACCTGAAGAAAATCGATCACGGTGTGAGGAGGCATTTCCACGATGATGTCACAGTCGTGGTAGTCTTCATTGATCCATCTGCTATGAATAGAGGGGCCTCTTGTGTTAGTTCCACTGTTTCAATAAGAGGAGGCGGAGGTGGAAGCGCCGTTCCCTTCTCAATTTCTTAA
- the LOC140804141 gene encoding probable protein phosphatase 2C 38 isoform X1, whose protein sequence is MVKPCWKPLVEGDGSWRRGDGNRRGGDMNGKNDGLLWYKDLGHHVNGVFSMAVIQANRLMEDQSQLESGPLSSLDSGPSGTFIGVYDGHGGPETARYVNQSLFKNLKKFASQHQEISANVIKKAFLETEDEFLCLVKEQWLNKPQMASVGTCCLVAIICNGLLHIANAGDSRAVLGRADKAIRGVTAIQLSTEHNANLEYIRDELRSLHPDDPQIVVLKHKVWRVKGIIQISRSIGDAYLKKPEFNKEPLLAKFRLSEPFSKQILNPEPSIFTHKLNSKDQFVILASDGLWEQLSNQEAVDIVHSHPHQGVAKKLVKAALRVAAKKREMRYSDLKKIDHGVRRHFHDDVTVVVVFIDPSAMNRGASCVSSTVSIRGGGGGSAVPFSIS, encoded by the exons ATGGTGAAGCCTTGTTGGAAACCGTTGGTTGAGGGTGATGGAAGTTGGAGAAGAGGTGACGGGAATCGGCGAGGGGGCGATATGAATGGCAAGAATGATGGATTGTTGTGGTATAAAGATTTAGGACATCATGTAAATGGAGTATTTTCAATGGCAGTGATTCAAGCCAACAGGTTGATGGAGGATCAAAGCCAGCTTGAATCCGGACCATTGAGTTCACTTGATTCGGGACCTTCTGGTACTTTTATTGGAGTGTATGATGGTCATGGAGGACCAGAGACAGCTCGATATGTCAACCAGAGCTTGTTCAAAAATCTCAAGA AGTTCGCTTCACAGCATCAAGAAATATCTGCGAATGTTATTAAAAAAGCTTTCTTGGAAACCGAGGACGAGTTTCTTTGTCTGGTGAAGGAGCAATGGCTCAATAAACCGCAAATGGCTTCGGTGGGAACATGTTGTTTGGTAGCGATAATATGCAACGGACTCCTACACATTGCCAATGCTGGTGACTCGCGTGCTGTATTAGGCAGGGCAGATAAGGCTATTAGAGGGGTGACCGCTATTCAATTATCAACCGAGCACAATGCTAATCTAGAATACATTAGGGATGAGTTGCGATCGTTGCATCCTGATGATCCACAAATAGTGGTTCTGAAGCACAAAGTTTGGCGTGTGAAGGGTATCATACAG ATATCAAGATCCATTGGAGACGCTTATCTCAAGAAGCCAGAGTTCAACAAAGAACCCCTATTGGCAAAGTTTAGGTTATCTGAGCCCTTCAGCAAACAGATTCTTAATCCAGAGCCATCGATATTTACGCACAAACTGAATTCCAAGGATCAGTTTGTCATACTTGCTTCCGATGGTTTGTGGGAGCAACTTAGCAACCAAGAAGCAGTTGACATTGTTCACAGCCACCCACATCAG GGTGTTGCTAAGAAACTTGTTAAAGCAGCTCTTCGAGTAGCAGCAAAGAAAAGAGAAATGCGATATTCAGACCTGAAGAAAATCGATCACGGTGTGAGGAGGCATTTCCACGATGATGTCACAGTCGTGGTAGTCTTCATTGATCCATCTGCTATGAATAGAGGGGCCTCTTGTGTTAGTTCCACTGTTTCAATAAGAGGAGGCGGAGGTGGAAGCGCCGTTCCCTTCTCAATTTCTTAA
- the LOC140804399 gene encoding large ribosomal subunit protein uL4-like, with protein MAAAAVRPLVTVQTLENDMVTDGASAGANSVPLPDVMKASIRPDIVTFVHGQISNNARQPYAVSKLAGHQTSAESWGTGRAVSRIPRVPGGGTHRAGQGAYGNMCRGGRMFAPTKIWRRWHRAVNVNQKRHAVASAIAASAVTSLVLARGHKIEEVPELPLVVSDSIEGVEKTHAAIKILKQIGAFPDAEKAKDSHAIRPGKGKMRNRRYISRKGPLIVYGTEGAKLKTAFRNIPGVEIAHVSRLNLLKLAPGGHLGRFIVWTKSAFERLDEVYGTFDKPSEKKKGYVLPRAKMVNADLARIINSDEVQSVVKPIKKNIKRATLKKNPLKNLNVMLKLNPYAKTARRLALLAEADRVKAKQEKLDNKRKKITREEASAIKSASKNWYKTMISDSDYTEFENFTKWLGVSQ; from the exons ATGGCCGCGGCCGCCGTTCGTCCACTCGTCACCGTGCAGACCCTAGAGAACGACATGGTCACAGACGGTGCCTCTGCCGGAGCCAATTCTGTGCCTCTTCCTGACGTTATGAAGGCGTCGATCCGTCCTGACATTGTGACATTTGTCCACGGTCAAATATCAAACAACGCACGACAGCCTTATGCTGTTTCGAAACTCGCTGGACACCAAACCTCAGCAGAGTCGTGGGGAACCGGTCGCGCAGTTTCGCGAATTCCCCGTGTTCCAGGTGGAGGAACCCATCGGGCGGGTCAGGGTGCCTACGGAAACATGTGCCGCGGTGGAAGGATGTTCGCCCCGACCAAGATCTGGCGCCGCTGGCATAGAGCGGTGAATGTGAATCAGAAGAGACACGCTGTCGCTTCGGCGATCGCCGCTTCTGCTGTTACTTCTCTTGTACTGGCGAGAGGGCACAAGATTGAGGAAGTGCCGGAGCTTCCTCTTGTTGTGTCGGACTCTATTGAAGGTGTTGAGAAGACTCACGCCGCTATCAAAATTCTGAAGCAAATCGGAGCTTTTCCTGATGCTGAGAAGGCCAAGGACAGCCACGCTATTCGTCCTGGGAAGGGGAAAATGCGTAACCGTAGGTATATTTCGAGGAAGGGTCCTCTTATTGTGTATGGTACTGAAGGAGCTAAGCTGAAAACCGCATTCCGCAACATCCCAGGTGTCGAGATAGCACATGTTTCGCGCCTAAATCTATTGAAGCTCGCTCCTGGTGGTCATCTTGGGAGGTTTATTGTCTGGACCAAGTCTGCATTTGAGAGGTTGGATGAGGTTTACGGAACTTTTGATAAACCATCGGAGAAGAAGAAGGGCTACGTGTTACCGCGGGCTAAGATGGTCAATGCTGATTTGGCAAGAATTATCAATTCCGATGAGGTGCAGTCTGTGGTGAAGCCTATCAAGAAGAACATCAAGAGGGCTACTTTGAAGAAGAACCCGTTAAAGAATCTGAATGTGATGTTGAAGCTTAATCCGTATGCAAAGACTGCTCGGCGGTTGGCCCTCTTGGCTGAGGCAGATCGTGTTAAGGCTAAGCAGGAGAAGTTGGACAACAAGAGAAAGAAGATCACACGG GAGGAGGCATCAGCGATCAAATCTGCTAGCAAGAATTGGTATAAGACGATGATCTCTGATAGCGACTACACAGAATTTGAGAACTTTACAAAGTGGTTGGGTGTGTCTCAGTAA
- the LOC140804142 gene encoding nuclear transcription factor Y subunit B-1-like yields MADGHPSLVQVSPGSPVGGSHDSGGDQSPRTGVREQDRFLPIANISRIMKKALPANGKVAKDAKETVQECVSEFISFVTSEASDKCQREKRKTINGDDLLWAMATLGFEDYIDPLKMYLARYREVIGDTKGSAKGAEGSARKDVLQPTSTSQLVNQGSFSQGMNYGHSQSQAQHMMVPMHGMD; encoded by the exons ATGGCGGACGGGCATCCCTCTTTGGTTCAGGTATCTCCGGGAAGTCCTGTCGGTGGAAGCCATGACAGCGGCGGTGACCAGAGCCCTCGCACTGGTGTCCGAGAGCAGGATAGGTTTCTGCCGATTGCTAACATCAGCAGGATCATGAAGAAGGCGCTCCCCGCGAATGGGAAAGTCGCCAAGGATGCGAAAGAAACTGTCCAGGAATGTGTCTCCGAGTTCATCAGTTTCGTCACCAGCGA GGCAAGCGATAAGTGCCAAAGAGAAAAAAGAAAGACCATTAACGGGGATGATTTGCTGTGGGCTATGGCAACACTAGGTTTTGAGGATTACATTGATCCGCTAAAGATGTACCTGGCTAGGTACAGAGAGGTAATT GGTGACACCAAAGGATCTGCTAAGGGTGCTGAGGGATCTGCAAGGAAGGATGTATTGCAACCCACTTCCACTTCTCAG CTTGTTAACCAGGGTTCATTCTCGCAAGGCATGAATTATGGTCACTCTCAG TCACAAGCTCAGCACATGATGGTTCCAATGCATGGAATGGATTAG